One region of Nitrospinota bacterium genomic DNA includes:
- a CDS encoding PHP domain-containing protein, producing MAQGFADLHIHTNYSDGFWSPAQVVERVAAEGDLAVIAITDHDITDGVAETQAAAAAYGIEVIPAIEVSASEGRRPIHILGYFVDIDNAAFLAEQERVVDMRVERMRKMVAKLADFGIVVDMDELLTYAHRGIVGRLHLARFIVERGAVASLEEAFRLYLSDSGPCYVPIGSHTPKGAIEMVLQAGGVPVLAHPGTSQVDELIPSLVSSGLRGIEAWHGAHSPEQSRYYASLAKKHGLLASGGSDCHGPGKAEVLIGKVKLSLDIVEALRKAAGAKAAS from the coding sequence ATGGCTCAAGGCTTCGCCGACCTCCACATCCACACCAACTACTCCGACGGCTTCTGGTCGCCGGCCCAGGTCGTGGAGCGGGTGGCCGCCGAAGGGGACCTGGCCGTCATCGCCATCACCGACCACGATATCACCGACGGCGTGGCGGAGACCCAGGCCGCCGCCGCTGCATATGGGATCGAGGTCATCCCGGCCATCGAGGTGAGCGCCTCGGAGGGGAGGCGGCCGATTCACATACTGGGTTACTTCGTCGATATTGACAATGCCGCCTTCCTGGCCGAGCAGGAGCGCGTCGTTGATATGCGCGTGGAGCGGATGCGGAAGATGGTGGCGAAGCTCGCGGACTTTGGAATCGTGGTCGATATGGATGAGCTGCTTACCTACGCCCACCGTGGTATCGTGGGCCGTCTCCACCTCGCCCGTTTCATCGTCGAGCGGGGAGCTGTTGCCTCCCTCGAGGAGGCCTTCAGGCTCTACCTCTCCGATTCCGGGCCGTGCTACGTCCCGATCGGCTCCCACACGCCTAAAGGCGCCATCGAGATGGTGCTACAGGCCGGTGGCGTGCCGGTCCTGGCCCACCCGGGCACGTCGCAGGTCGATGAGCTCATTCCCAGCCTGGTAAGCTCAGGCCTGCGGGGGATCGAGGCTTGGCATGGGGCGCATTCGCCCGAACAGAGCCGCTATTACGCCTCCCTGGCGAAGAAACACGGCCTGCTGGCAAGCGGGGGCTCCGACTGCCACGGTCCTGGAAAGGCTGAAGTGCTCATCGGGAAGGTCAAGCTCAGCCTAGACATCGTCGAGGCCCTCCGCAAAGCAGCCGGGGCGAAGGCCGCCTCTTAG
- a CDS encoding NADH-quinone oxidoreductase subunit H, protein MIIDAAIDLVKVLLVIGFVMNVAGLLTWVERKQSAVIQDRIGANRADIFGFRLIGLFHPIADGLKMMTKEDFVPPGGNRFLHTLAPFIAFFPPLVAFAIIPFGDVLHIGSRAIPLQVVDFNVGILYFFAVGGMGIYGVVLAGWSSNNKFSLMGGLRASAQLISYEITLGLAIIGILMVFNTLQLSEINRAQGELLFGFIPKWGVVVQPVAFLLFLTASVAESKRIPFDLPESESEIIGYFTEYSGMKWGMFMFADFIETTMVAGIVTSLFFGGWQVPFLLADGFHIPGGFFFGLPHLLVVLLQVGSFVFKVVFFCWLLMTIRWTLPRFRYDQLMRLGWKYMLPLGLINVLVTGVVIIAFQGL, encoded by the coding sequence ATGATAATCGACGCCGCCATTGACTTGGTGAAGGTATTGCTTGTCATCGGCTTCGTCATGAACGTGGCGGGGCTGTTGACGTGGGTGGAGCGCAAGCAGAGCGCCGTCATTCAAGACCGCATCGGGGCCAACAGGGCCGATATCTTCGGATTCCGCCTCATCGGCCTCTTCCACCCCATCGCCGACGGGCTCAAGATGATGACCAAGGAGGACTTCGTACCGCCTGGGGGCAACCGATTTCTTCACACCCTGGCCCCCTTCATCGCCTTCTTCCCGCCGCTCGTGGCCTTCGCCATCATCCCCTTCGGCGACGTCCTCCACATTGGGAGCCGCGCAATCCCGCTCCAGGTCGTCGATTTCAACGTGGGCATCCTCTATTTCTTCGCCGTCGGCGGGATGGGCATCTACGGGGTTGTGCTCGCCGGCTGGTCTTCAAACAATAAATTTTCCCTGATGGGGGGCCTTCGGGCCTCGGCCCAGCTTATCTCCTACGAGATTACGCTCGGGCTTGCCATAATCGGGATACTAATGGTCTTCAATACCCTCCAGCTTAGCGAGATCAACCGCGCCCAGGGCGAGCTCCTGTTCGGCTTCATCCCGAAGTGGGGGGTCGTGGTCCAGCCCGTCGCCTTCCTCCTCTTTCTGACCGCCTCCGTGGCCGAGAGCAAACGCATCCCCTTCGACCTGCCAGAGAGCGAAAGCGAGATCATCGGCTACTTCACCGAGTACAGCGGAATGAAGTGGGGCATGTTCATGTTCGCCGATTTCATCGAGACTACGATGGTGGCGGGCATAGTGACGAGCCTCTTCTTCGGAGGCTGGCAGGTCCCATTCCTCTTGGCCGACGGCTTTCACATCCCCGGCGGCTTCTTTTTCGGCCTGCCCCACCTGCTCGTCGTCCTGCTCCAGGTGGGCTCCTTCGTCTTCAAGGTGGTCTTCTTCTGCTGGCTGCTTATGACCATCCGCTGGACGCTCCCCCGCTTCCGCTACGATCAGCTGATGCGGCTCGGCTGGAAGTACATGCTTCCTTTGGGCCTGATCAACGTCCTGGTGACAGGCGTGGTTATTATTGCTTTCCAGGGCCTGTAG
- a CDS encoding molybdopterin-dependent oxidoreductase has translation MPKVEIDGITIDVDEGKSIIDAAEEAGISIPHYCYHPGLSIDGTCRMCLVEVEKSPKLVIACAAPVTDGMVVRTASEEVEKARADVLEYLLINHPLDCPICDKAGECGLQDYYMEHGLYSSRMQDKKWVKGKVIDIGTLVLDQERCILCTRCVRFGDEVVGDQEMGFIDRGSRKTITTFMGQPLKNHYTGNLVDICPVGAFTDKDFRFQVRVWYLEQTESVCPGCSRGCNIDVHHTMRRFRFEHKRVYRLLPRYNAEVNGHWMCDFGRHGAYPFVDDPDRLLFPLVRDGAGFRQVSWTEAIREAAEALRGTIEAHGPESIAVIPSAQSANEDLFVLESLFREGLGVPNIDYRVSPAEEGYEDDILIKADKNPNTRGCADLGLTPGKGRRGLKGILAGCRKGSIKALVVCHHDLSHLFPEGDQAEALEGLETLIFVGWLPTSTQRLASVVLPAAVYVEREGTFTNFEGRVQRFMKAMEPLGEALPEWDIWAGLAQAIGVECPYKNVREVFDAIAQAVGPYAGLSYDTLGHSGELTGVAVADAAE, from the coding sequence ATGCCCAAAGTTGAAATTGACGGCATAACCATTGACGTCGACGAGGGGAAGAGCATCATAGATGCCGCCGAGGAGGCGGGCATATCCATCCCCCACTACTGCTATCATCCCGGCCTTTCCATTGACGGCACTTGCCGCATGTGCCTCGTCGAGGTGGAAAAGAGCCCCAAGCTCGTCATTGCGTGCGCGGCACCCGTCACCGACGGGATGGTTGTCCGTACGGCGTCGGAGGAGGTTGAGAAGGCCAGGGCCGACGTCCTGGAGTATCTCCTCATCAACCACCCTCTCGATTGCCCCATCTGCGATAAGGCCGGCGAGTGCGGGCTCCAGGACTACTATATGGAGCACGGTCTGTACTCCAGCCGGATGCAAGATAAGAAATGGGTCAAGGGAAAGGTCATTGATATCGGAACGCTCGTTCTCGACCAAGAACGCTGTATCCTCTGCACCCGCTGCGTGCGCTTCGGTGACGAGGTCGTCGGTGACCAGGAGATGGGCTTCATCGACCGGGGCTCCCGCAAGACCATCACCACTTTCATGGGCCAGCCCCTGAAGAACCACTACACGGGCAACCTCGTGGACATCTGCCCCGTAGGCGCCTTCACCGACAAGGACTTCCGCTTCCAGGTCCGGGTCTGGTATCTGGAGCAGACCGAGAGCGTATGTCCCGGGTGCTCCCGCGGCTGCAACATCGATGTCCACCATACCATGCGCCGCTTTCGTTTCGAGCACAAGCGGGTCTATCGGCTCTTGCCGCGCTACAACGCCGAGGTCAACGGTCACTGGATGTGCGACTTCGGCCGCCACGGCGCCTACCCGTTCGTGGACGACCCCGACCGCTTGCTCTTTCCTCTGGTCCGCGACGGCGCGGGTTTCCGCCAGGTATCCTGGACGGAGGCCATCCGGGAGGCTGCCGAGGCCCTCCGGGGGACAATTGAGGCCCACGGGCCCGAATCGATCGCCGTCATCCCTTCGGCCCAGAGCGCTAACGAAGACCTCTTCGTCTTGGAAAGCCTCTTCCGCGAGGGCCTGGGCGTGCCAAACATCGACTATCGGGTGTCTCCGGCCGAGGAGGGCTACGAGGACGATATTCTCATCAAGGCCGACAAGAACCCCAATACCCGCGGCTGCGCCGACCTGGGCCTCACGCCGGGCAAAGGCAGGCGAGGTCTCAAGGGCATTTTGGCCGGCTGCCGCAAGGGCTCGATAAAGGCGCTCGTCGTCTGCCACCACGACCTTAGCCATCTCTTCCCCGAGGGCGACCAGGCCGAGGCCCTCGAGGGCCTGGAGACCCTCATCTTCGTCGGATGGCTCCCTACGAGCACGCAGCGGCTGGCAAGCGTGGTTCTTCCGGCGGCGGTCTACGTGGAGAGGGAAGGGACCTTCACCAATTTCGAAGGTCGCGTGCAGCGATTTATGAAAGCCATGGAGCCCCTCGGCGAGGCCCTTCCTGAGTGGGATATCTGGGCGGGCCTGGCCCAGGCCATTGGCGTCGAGTGCCCGTATAAAAACGTCCGGGAGGTCTTTGACGCCATCGCCCAGGCCGTCGGCCCCTACGCCGGGCTCTCCTACGACACCCTTGGGCATAGCGGCGAGCTCACGGGCGTGGCCGTGGCGGATGCTGCAGAATGA
- a CDS encoding NADH-quinone oxidoreductase subunit C, whose amino-acid sequence MSKPSITLQLLQKQFSSVILEAHTPHGDDTVVVEPEANRDLLRFCKEEPKLAYNFLMDLTCVDYLQYPGREGMARFEVVYHLYSLEHNHRVRIKCPVAEDDPTIASVVELWPVADWLEREAWDMFGVVFEGHPDLRRILMYEEFEGYPLRKDYAISRRQPLVGPKN is encoded by the coding sequence ATGAGCAAGCCCAGCATCACGCTGCAATTACTTCAAAAGCAATTTAGTTCCGTCATCCTTGAGGCCCACACCCCTCACGGCGACGACACCGTTGTAGTTGAGCCAGAGGCCAACCGAGACCTCCTGCGGTTCTGTAAGGAAGAGCCGAAGCTCGCCTACAACTTCCTAATGGACCTAACGTGCGTGGACTACCTCCAATACCCCGGGCGGGAGGGCATGGCCCGCTTCGAGGTCGTCTACCATCTCTACTCGCTCGAGCACAACCACCGGGTCCGAATTAAGTGCCCGGTGGCGGAGGACGACCCCACAATCGCCAGCGTCGTGGAGCTTTGGCCGGTCGCCGACTGGCTGGAGCGGGAGGCGTGGGATATGTTTGGGGTCGTTTTTGAGGGTCACCCCGACCTGCGCCGCATCCTCATGTATGAGGAATTCGAGGGCTACCCGTTGAGGAAGGACTACGCTATCTCCCGTCGCCAGCCCCTCGTGGGGCCGAAGAACTGA
- the nuoB gene encoding NADH-quinone oxidoreductase subunit NuoB produces MGLEKALEGGVLLSRLDKVLGWARKYSIFQYPFVTACCGMEYMSTACSHYDIDRFGAGLPRFSPRQADVLFVVGTISHKIAPVLVKIYEQMCEPKWVVAFGVCTVSGGFYDNYATVQGIDTIIPVDLYIPGCPPRPETVLHGLMMLQDKIQGEKQEFLPGQVRA; encoded by the coding sequence ATGGGATTAGAAAAAGCTTTAGAGGGCGGCGTTCTCCTGTCTCGACTTGATAAGGTGCTCGGCTGGGCTCGCAAGTATTCCATCTTTCAGTACCCCTTTGTGACGGCCTGCTGTGGGATGGAATATATGTCGACCGCATGCTCCCACTACGACATCGACAGGTTCGGGGCCGGCTTGCCGCGGTTCAGCCCACGCCAGGCGGATGTGCTTTTCGTAGTTGGCACCATCAGCCACAAGATCGCTCCTGTCCTGGTAAAAATCTACGAGCAGATGTGTGAGCCCAAGTGGGTTGTCGCCTTCGGAGTGTGCACCGTTTCCGGCGGATTCTACGACAACTACGCCACCGTGCAGGGCATCGACACGATCATCCCCGTTGACCTCTACATCCCGGGTTGCCCGCCGCGGCCAGAGACGGTTCTCCACGGCCTAATGATGCTCCAGGATAAGATTCAGGGCGAGAAGCAGGAATTCTTGCCGGGGCAGGTCAGGGCGTAG
- a CDS encoding NADH-quinone oxidoreductase subunit A, whose protein sequence is MILLAGGLAGAMLAMGEFMGPKRLTRVKEEPFECGSSPIGPQRPRFSVKFYLVAMLFIIFDVEVVFMYPWAVIFRDLGVFGLVEMTFFIFILGAALVYVWKRGALEWD, encoded by the coding sequence ATGATTCTTCTCGCTGGGGGTCTTGCCGGCGCGATGCTCGCCATGGGCGAGTTCATGGGGCCCAAGCGCCTCACCCGCGTTAAGGAGGAGCCCTTCGAGTGCGGCTCCTCTCCCATAGGTCCCCAACGCCCGCGTTTCAGCGTCAAGTTTTACTTGGTTGCCATGCTCTTCATCATCTTCGATGTAGAGGTGGTGTTCATGTACCCATGGGCGGTAATCTTTCGCGACCTTGGGGTGTTCGGCCTTGTGGAGATGACATTCTTCATCTTCATCCTGGGGGCGGCCCTGGTCTACGTGTGGAAACGAGGAGCGTTGGAATGGGATTAG
- a CDS encoding bifunctional riboflavin kinase/FAD synthetase encodes MEIYEALDQLPAALPYPVVTIGIFDGVHRGHQFIFRRVVDRAREVEGTSLAVTFRPSPRQVLMPDVSPDLLTAFPKKLEIMGQMGLDVALIIPFTLSFSLTPPEDFITEMLHRRVGARELFVGHDFAFGKDRTGTIAFLESEAEKLGIPVTVVGPVKWGGEPVSSSTIREALRTGDPRRAAELLGRPYSLTGKVVGGYQEGRVMGFPTANVQLSEEVLVPAYGVYAVRARWHGKWHDGVANIGTSPTLPDRPLRLEVHLFDFTATLYDEVLEVAFFVRLRDELRFPSVEVLTDQIRRDAEQARALLAELPAATEGLVDDHEPADS; translated from the coding sequence ATGGAAATTTACGAAGCCCTGGACCAGCTGCCCGCCGCCTTGCCCTATCCGGTCGTCACCATCGGAATCTTCGACGGCGTCCACCGCGGCCATCAATTCATATTTCGCCGAGTCGTGGATCGGGCCCGCGAGGTCGAGGGCACTTCTTTGGCCGTGACCTTCCGCCCCTCTCCCCGACAGGTCCTAATGCCCGATGTCTCGCCCGACCTGCTGACGGCCTTCCCCAAGAAACTTGAGATTATGGGGCAGATGGGCCTCGACGTGGCCCTGATTATTCCTTTTACTCTGAGCTTCTCGCTGACTCCCCCCGAGGATTTTATCACCGAGATGCTCCATCGGCGGGTCGGCGCAAGGGAGCTCTTCGTAGGGCACGACTTCGCGTTCGGTAAGGATCGAACCGGCACCATCGCTTTTCTCGAATCCGAAGCAGAGAAGCTCGGTATTCCAGTCACCGTGGTGGGGCCCGTGAAGTGGGGCGGGGAGCCTGTTAGCTCCTCGACCATCAGGGAGGCGCTCCGGACAGGAGACCCACGCCGGGCAGCCGAACTCCTAGGACGACCGTACAGCCTGACGGGAAAGGTGGTTGGGGGCTATCAGGAAGGCCGGGTCATGGGCTTCCCCACAGCGAACGTTCAACTGTCTGAGGAGGTGCTCGTCCCCGCCTACGGGGTGTACGCAGTCCGGGCCCGGTGGCATGGGAAGTGGCATGACGGCGTGGCCAACATCGGCACCAGCCCAACCCTCCCGGACCGTCCATTGCGCTTAGAGGTTCACCTCTTTGACTTCACCGCCACCCTATACGACGAGGTTCTTGAGGTAGCCTTCTTCGTCCGCTTGCGAGATGAGTTGCGGTTTCCTAGTGTCGAAGTCCTTACCGACCAAATCCGTAGAGACGCCGAGCAGGCCCGGGCGTTGCTGGCGGAGCTGCCGGCCGCGACCGAAGGGTTGGTGGACGACCACGAGCCAGCCGATAGTTAG
- the hpt gene encoding hypoxanthine phosphoribosyltransferase: MTLPPPAEVPEAYADRINEVLIGEKEIAQTVARMGEEVSRDYAGEALVAVSVLKGSTVFAADLIRRITVPLQLEFMGESKYGPHSPAGVVRITKDLDIPIEGEHILLIECLIDTGLSLNYLYRNLELREPKSIKICTFLDKPVRRIIDLKPDYIGYEIPDKFVVGYGLDYRNLFRNLPFIGVLNPELYIE; this comes from the coding sequence ATGACCCTTCCTCCACCCGCGGAAGTCCCAGAGGCCTATGCCGACCGCATCAACGAAGTTCTGATTGGAGAGAAGGAGATTGCCCAGACCGTGGCGCGTATGGGAGAGGAGGTCTCCCGGGATTATGCTGGCGAGGCGCTTGTGGCCGTCTCGGTGCTCAAGGGATCGACGGTTTTTGCCGCCGACCTCATCCGCCGAATCACCGTTCCGCTTCAACTGGAGTTCATGGGCGAGAGCAAATACGGGCCCCACTCGCCCGCGGGGGTGGTGCGTATAACCAAGGATTTGGACATCCCCATCGAGGGTGAGCACATCTTGCTCATCGAGTGTCTTATTGATACGGGCCTTTCGCTGAACTACCTCTACCGCAACCTCGAGCTCCGCGAGCCTAAGAGTATTAAAATTTGTACCTTTCTCGACAAGCCGGTCCGGCGCATCATAGATTTGAAGCCGGATTACATAGGCTACGAAATCCCTGACAAGTTCGTCGTCGGCTACGGGCTCGATTACCGAAACCTCTTCCGGAACCTCCCCTTCATCGGGGTGCTGAACCCGGAGCTGTACATAGAGTAG